Proteins from a genomic interval of Ciona intestinalis chromosome 9, KH, whole genome shotgun sequence:
- the LOC100186423 gene encoding deleted in malignant brain tumors 1 protein isoform X1 produces MNWLSSTLIFVGLVYYQLADGQTYTCSRPSRLIATNQTQLLKSPGRSSNINYPNNLRCIWNITAPPGMLVRFTVQTLRTERCCDYLQVRWDNSVVRLRDRRSNITFVSNAINLFFRTDGSVRLWGFVANYIIVNSTVGSYTTPPTTTVAPCGFSANATNFSRPLNSPGYPRSYGNYLNCNWYLTARPGYFVQFILVRLTTERCCDRLRVYGSFPYMRQFAGYVTRSTTVVSVNNTMRLYFRSDGSVTRSGFRGYFRETSVAMTTPAPTTTTPPTTPVPCGGNLTATNVSQDFYTPGWSSRYRNNLRCYWYIYARPGWQVHIQVVSVDTESCCDRLRITAPGQTYTINGRSSVIRNYISPANRFTLYFRTDSSVTRRGIYLRYQETRNNQIPTTPTIPPTTPEPCGTNYEVLSSEQPLRSPNYPNPYLSSRVCVWILTAPQNSKIKLRLSSFSTENCCDILDITNVLNRRVVELGGNLSSTVYYSSTNMMTLTFRTDDNNNMQGFEFFFSIATGPIPTQRPAVAPTNGNNQQVQLATTSKARILHPVNTGLVFAVAFSIYSLLL; encoded by the exons atgAATTGGTTAAGTAGTACGCTGATTTTCGTCGGTTTGGTTTATTATCAACTAGCTGATGGCCAAA CGTATACGTGCAGTAGACCGTCAAGGTTGATCGCAACAAACCAAACGCAACTTCTAAAATCTCCTGGTCGGTCTAGCAACATCAACTACCCGAATAATTTGCGTTGTATTTGGAACATAACTGCCCCACCTGGTATGCTGGTTCGCTTTACTGTACAGACTTTAAGAACGGAAAGGTGTTGCGACTATTTACAA GTTAGGTGGGATAATAGTGTGGTGCGTCTTCGTGACAGAAGATCAAACATAACGTTCGTGAGCAATGCCATTAATCTTTTTTTCCGAACGGACGGATCTGTAAGATTGTGGGGGTTTGTTGCAAACTACATAA ttGTCAACTCCACAGTCGGCTCATACACAACCCCCCCTACCACAA CCGTCGCACCATGTGGATTCAGTGCCAACGCCACAAATTTTTCGCGACCTCTCAACTCACCTGGCTACCCCAGGTCATACGGCAATTATCTTAACTGTAATTGGTACCTAACGGCCAGACCTGGTTACTTTGTACAGTTCATATTGGTACGACTTACAACAGAACGTTGCTGTGACCGGCTGAGG GTTTATGGGTCGTTCCCATACATGCGTCAATTCGCAGGCTACGTCACCAGAAGTACAACAGTGGTGTCTGTAAACAACACAATGCGTTTGTATTTCAGAAGTGATGGTAGTGTAACAAGATCAGGGTTCCGGGGTTATTTTAGag AAACTTCAGTCGCCATGACGACGCCGGCTCCAACCACAACAACACCACCCACAACTCCAG ttccTTGTGGTGGCAACCTGACGGCAACCAATGTGTCACAAGATTTCTACACTCCTGGTTGGAGTTCAAGATACAGAAATAATCTTAGATGttattggtatatatatgcaaGGCCAGGATGGCAAGTTCACATACAAGTTGTCAGTGTTGATACTGAAAGCTGCTGTGATCGTCTGCGA atTACAGCTCCTGGTCAAACCTATACTATAAATGGTAGAAGCTCTGTCATCCGTAACTACATCAGTCCAGCAAACAGATTCACCCTTTACTTCAGGACAGATTCTTCTGTTACTCGAAGAGGAATTTACTTAAGATACCAAG AAACACGGAACAACCAGATACCTACAACACCAACAATACCCCCTACCACTCCAG AGCCTTGTGGAACAAACTATGAGGTTTTATCTTCTGAACAACCACTCAGATCCCCTAACTATCCAAACCCATATCTCAGCAGCAGGGTTTGTGTGTGGATACTTACAGCTCCTCAAAACTCAAAGATCAAACTCAGACTTAGTTCATTTTCAACTGAAAACTGCTGTGACATCTTAGAT ATTACTAACGTTCTAAACAGAAGAGTTGTTGAATTGGGTGGCAATCTCTCAAGCACAGTTTATTATTCAAGCACGAACATGATGACTTTGACCTTTAGAACTGATGATAACAATAACATGCAAGGTTTTGAATTCTTCTTCTCAATTGCAACCGGACCAATTCCTACACAGAGACCTGCAG TTGCCCCTACCAACGGAAACAATCAACAAGTTCAACTGGCCACCACCAGCAAAGCAAGGATTCTTCACCCAGTTAACACAGGCTTAGTATTTGCTGTTGCTTTCTCAATATATTCACTATTACTATAA
- the LOC100186423 gene encoding CUB and sushi domain-containing protein 1 isoform X2 yields the protein MKKYPKNNPAQPQSNIHGNSYAGMRCVKLNTCVITTTRGKTVAPCGFSANATNFSRPLNSPGYPRSYGNYLNCNWYLTARPGYFVQFILVRLTTERCCDRLRVYGSFPYMRQFAGYVTRSTTVVSVNNTMRLYFRSDGSVTRSGFRGYFRETSVAMTTPAPTTTTPPTTPVPCGGNLTATNVSQDFYTPGWSSRYRNNLRCYWYIYARPGWQVHIQVVSVDTESCCDRLRITAPGQTYTINGRSSVIRNYISPANRFTLYFRTDSSVTRRGIYLRYQETRNNQIPTTPTIPPTTPEPCGTNYEVLSSEQPLRSPNYPNPYLSSRVCVWILTAPQNSKIKLRLSSFSTENCCDILDITNVLNRRVVELGGNLSSTVYYSSTNMMTLTFRTDDNNNMQGFEFFFSIATGPIPTQRPAVAPTNGNNQQVQLATTSKARILHPVNTGLVFAVAFSIYSLLL from the exons atgaaaaaataccccaaaaataatcctgcacaaccacaaagtaacatccATGGTAACTCCTATGCTGGCATGAGGTGCGTAAAAttgaacacttgtgttataacaactacgcgaggaaaaa CCGTCGCACCATGTGGATTCAGTGCCAACGCCACAAATTTTTCGCGACCTCTCAACTCACCTGGCTACCCCAGGTCATACGGCAATTATCTTAACTGTAATTGGTACCTAACGGCCAGACCTGGTTACTTTGTACAGTTCATATTGGTACGACTTACAACAGAACGTTGCTGTGACCGGCTGAGG GTTTATGGGTCGTTCCCATACATGCGTCAATTCGCAGGCTACGTCACCAGAAGTACAACAGTGGTGTCTGTAAACAACACAATGCGTTTGTATTTCAGAAGTGATGGTAGTGTAACAAGATCAGGGTTCCGGGGTTATTTTAGag AAACTTCAGTCGCCATGACGACGCCGGCTCCAACCACAACAACACCACCCACAACTCCAG ttccTTGTGGTGGCAACCTGACGGCAACCAATGTGTCACAAGATTTCTACACTCCTGGTTGGAGTTCAAGATACAGAAATAATCTTAGATGttattggtatatatatgcaaGGCCAGGATGGCAAGTTCACATACAAGTTGTCAGTGTTGATACTGAAAGCTGCTGTGATCGTCTGCGA atTACAGCTCCTGGTCAAACCTATACTATAAATGGTAGAAGCTCTGTCATCCGTAACTACATCAGTCCAGCAAACAGATTCACCCTTTACTTCAGGACAGATTCTTCTGTTACTCGAAGAGGAATTTACTTAAGATACCAAG AAACACGGAACAACCAGATACCTACAACACCAACAATACCCCCTACCACTCCAG AGCCTTGTGGAACAAACTATGAGGTTTTATCTTCTGAACAACCACTCAGATCCCCTAACTATCCAAACCCATATCTCAGCAGCAGGGTTTGTGTGTGGATACTTACAGCTCCTCAAAACTCAAAGATCAAACTCAGACTTAGTTCATTTTCAACTGAAAACTGCTGTGACATCTTAGAT ATTACTAACGTTCTAAACAGAAGAGTTGTTGAATTGGGTGGCAATCTCTCAAGCACAGTTTATTATTCAAGCACGAACATGATGACTTTGACCTTTAGAACTGATGATAACAATAACATGCAAGGTTTTGAATTCTTCTTCTCAATTGCAACCGGACCAATTCCTACACAGAGACCTGCAG TTGCCCCTACCAACGGAAACAATCAACAAGTTCAACTGGCCACCACCAGCAAAGCAAGGATTCTTCACCCAGTTAACACAGGCTTAGTATTTGCTGTTGCTTTCTCAATATATTCACTATTACTATAA
- the LOC100183294 gene encoding uncharacterized protein LOC100183294 yields MKLNVKLCFIKFTLFSVCYASESLFPEGHLKPFGFHRLPTVLLDEFTLENAPKPAEFYENYFKAMKPAIFRGGLVNTDVFKHWTNDYLKEHYGELEMRVLRLDEKKHDGMLAPLGEKYYGRDTIRHFVDHFQSEESNSYMVSELPAQMYKEFPVLPSIGACGEFTRNFIEINIWWNKGGSSSLFHEDSYNQLNCQLIGSKQWKLAEPQYTKWVYEQEENGKDADGGASLFDPMAVDLIKYPDIVKVPWTNVTLHAGDCIFFPKRYYHQVNSLGNNSLSVVIQFGVDTDKENSVDQSFKDNTIDVSDCLESTDYKTPRLLSEFDVMWKWYGEGYMNFGHINLEHARVNLLGELNKCDGKCNFEEFQTICEHRANWWCNSTRVFNSLDTNKDGLITTDEGNTATWDQLRIFIHETANFESINSILLEATLIPRTNVEHILHRALGKVKNLKRETWINVYRGVLKGTPFMGDRIFTRLVGSSEINEVRSESVTDENIKTALEDWYNVEQGMAEEPFEYSHDDVKHDDVKHDDVKQDDVKYDDVKYNDVIERNEL; encoded by the coding sequence atgaaattaaatgttaaactatgttttattaagtttacTCTGTTCTCTGTCTGCTACGCAAGTGAATCTTTATTCCCTGAAGGACATCTTAAACCTTTTGGCTTCCACCGACTCCCCACTGTCCTCTTGGACGAATTTACGCTCGAAAATGCTCCTAAACCGGCAGAGTTTTACGAAAATTACTTCAAAGCGATGAAGCCTGCAATTTTTCGTGGCGGTTTAGTGAATACTGATGTATTTAAGCACTGGACAAACGATTATCTGAAGGAACATTACGGAGAATTAGAAATGAGAGTTTTAAGATTGGATGAAAAAAAGCATGATGGTATGTTAGCACCGTTGGGGGAGAAATATTATGGCCGGGATACGATACGACATTTTGTAGATCACTTCCAAAGCGAGGAATCCAACAGTTACATGGTGTCTGAGCTACCAGCTCAAATGTACAAAGAATTTCCTGTCCTGCCTTCGATTGGGGCGTGCGGAGAATTCACGAGAAACTTTATTGAAATTAACATTTGGTGGAATAAAGGTGGAAGCTCAAGCTTGTTTCACGAGGATTCGTACAACCAACTCAACTGTCAACTAATTGGTAGCAAGCAATGGAAGCTAGCAGAGCCACAATACACGAAGTGGGTGTATGAGCAAGAGGAAAACGGTAAGGACGCCGACGGTGGAGCTTCTTTGTTCGATCCAATGGCTGTGGATTTGATTAAATATCCGGATATTGTGAAAGTTCCATGGACAAATGTGACCCTGCACGCTGGGgattgtatattttttccaaagaGGTATTATCATCAAGTAAACTCGTTGGGCAATAACAGTTTATCAGTTGTTATTCAATTCGGTGTTGATACCGACAAAGAGAATAGTGTGGACCAGAGTTTTAAAGATAATACTATAGACGTTTCAGACTGTCTTGAAAGTACGGATTACAAGACACCAAGACTGCTTAGCGAATTCGATGTAATGTGGAAATGGTATGGGGAAGGGTATATGAACTTTGGGCATATAAATCTCGAACATGCCAGAGTAAACTTACTGGGTGAATTGAACAAATGTGATGGGAAGTGCAATTTTGAGGAGTTTCAAACGATTTGTGAACATCGTGCGAATTGGTGGTGCAACTCTACTCGTGTGTTTAACTCGTTGGACACAAATAAAGACGGATTGATTACAACGGACGAAGGTAATACAGCAACCTGGGATCAACTGCGAATCTTCATACACGAAACTGCTAATTTCGAATCTATTAACTCAATTTTACTTGAGGCGACGCTGATACCTCGAACAAATGTGGAACATATACTCCACAGGGCACTTGGCAAAGTAAAGAACTTAAAAAGAGAAACCTGGATAAACGTGTACCGGGGAGTTTTAAAGGGAACTCCTTTTATGGGAGACAGAATCTTCACGCGTCTTGTGGGTTCGAGTGAGATTAATGAAGTCAGAAGCGAAAGCGTTACGGatgaaaatatcaaaacagcGCTGGAAGATTGGTATAATGTAGAGCAGGGCATGGCTGAGGAACCATTTGAATACAGCCATGATGACGTGAAGCATGATGACGTAAAACATGATGACGTGAAACAAGATGACGTGAAATATGATGACGTAAAATATAATGACGTAATTGAACGCAATGAACTGTAG